The Callospermophilus lateralis isolate mCalLat2 chromosome 18, mCalLat2.hap1, whole genome shotgun sequence nucleotide sequence TATGCAGTCTGAAATTTCTATTGGTTACTTCTACTTTTCCCAAAATATTTTTGGATGGACAGTAAAGCCAAATCTAAGTGGTATACATGCACATACTtgggtacacatacacacacatgcacacactataataaaaaatcacatgtctcttgattgtcaTTTTTTGAGATATAACTGTATCACTATTCTTTTAATTTGGGGGTACAAATGAAGAAACATGTAAGAATTGTGCAAAGTCTACAATTTACACATTCCCCTGACATCGGGGGTTTTCCTGTTTCTTATCCAAGGGAGACCAGGCCTGGATGCACTGGAGTTCCTGCTCATGAGCAGAAAGGGGCTGAGAGTTGGGAAACTCCCAGCAATTATTGCAGCCATCTTTACCAGCAGCCAGTGgggattataaataaaaattacacaaATCTGAAAGATGCAGGAAAGTGTGTAAAAAGACACAAAAGTGCTCACCAGGAGGAGGATGGTTTTGGTGGCTCTGGACTCAGGCGAGGACCTGGGGGAGCTGAACTTACGAAGTTGCTGCATTTTCTGCTTGTGCCTGTGCAGGATGAGCACCATGGAGCTGCTGGCCCAGAGCATGAGCCCCACACACAGGACATCAGGGAATGTTACCAATGCTGCATACAGTGACTGTAATCTTTTGTCAGGTTGAACAGCAGAACAGTATTCAAAATCTTTCATGCTTGTGATATTATTGTTGCTCCTTTTTCTAGTCATTTGTGAAAAAATCATAATATTTACAAGCAGGTACAGAATCCAACTCAGGTATATGGAGAAACCAATGTATTTGGTAGCTTTCACTTTAAGGTCTGAACAGCTGGAATTCTCAGGACTAATCTTCATGGCCTGGAAGACACTCAGGAGGCAGGTGCTGCCAATGGACACACCCCTGCCCACCCTGTGAAGATAGAAAAGCAGCTTGCATCCAACATCACTGAGGAAAATTTTCACTCCAAAAGCTGCCACTGTCTGGGGAACTCCTTTACACAGGAGAGTTAACAAGTTGGCCACAAACATGTGCTGAATCATGAAGTCTGTGTGTCTTACCTTGAACCCCATGAGGTAATGGACCAGGTAatggaggagaagagaggaattacCCAGAGCTCCAACCACAGTCTGTGACAAGAAGATGATTCCTACAGCCACATCACTGGCTGCCATCCTGCCAGTTCCCTGCTGTCCCAGCAAGAGGGTCCTGGAGTAAAACAGGAGGCCTGGGCAGCACATGTCCTGTCAACCAAAATTCAATATTGCCTACACTCCAGAGTTCCCACTCTGAAAACTTAACGTTTTATTTCACTAACAGGTTTTAATGAAGTTCATGACTAGTTCAGGCATGAAGTGTATAAATCCCTGTTGTGAAGGCAGCACATGGTGATTCCTGAATCTTCATGACATTACGCAGGGGCGGAGATGACCAGAAGAACTTGTGCACACACATGTTAAGTCTCTGTCCAGATGCATAATCTGATCAGGTGCACAGAGGGTCTTGATACTAGCTGAGTGTTTACAAAGAGAATAGCATGAACCATCAGGCTTCCATAATGGTAATGAGCAGGTTCTTCTATCAATCCAGCTCAAATTTACTTccatttctctatattcctattgtATTGAAAACTAAAATGTTTCCATTCACTTGGAAATATTTATTCTATGTACAAGGTCAATTATGAAGGAACACTTAGATATTTTAATACCTGCAGATGCACTGAGGGAACTATAGCACTGCAGGTACCTGTCCCATGGTTAGTTACCTGCAGGAGGTAGGACTGGCTGCACATCAGGACAGCTACCCCATGACTCATGTGGTTGTATGTTAGGAACACAGCTTAATTGCTTCTATGACAGAAATTTTGCCACATTCCCAGGCCATGTCCTAAGTCTTGGCATATCGAGAAGTAACACATGATTAAAAAGTATAGTGTAGAAAGAAAATATTCACTTCTTCAGAAGATACAAATATGAGCTCATTAATACCtaagaaaaacatttcaaaaagTAAGATTAGTAAATGATGTCACAATAGAAGCCATCTATGAAAACTGGTATTTGTGGCAGTTTAAAAGTCAAAATGCTAGAATTTCTACATTCATCTGAATGCATATATTTAACTTAATTTATTTGGTAGAAAAATTTAGGTATACATATTATTGAACAGATAGTGAAGAGCTTTCCTATGTCCCCTGCACATTCATACCCTACTCCACTCTCAGATTCCTATGTCACATGGTGCATTCACTACAATTAACAGATATCtgacatgaaaaaaatataaagctcTTACAGGTAATACTGGTAATCTGTAATAACCTTGTCCACTATTTCCATACATGCTCCTTTTCACAATATAGAGAAATGGGCTCATTATCCTTGAATTCTTAGGCTTTCAGGATTGCTACAATTACTctctctgttggctgcaccatgctgAGAGTCAGAGAAAATGTTCTGCCTGAGCAGTCACCATCAGCTCTCTCTCTGCACAGGACTAAGAAGATTCCTGTGAGCTCCTCCTACTCCACACACAGGCAGGAGATACTATGAGTCTGGACCTAGAAATCATGAATATTTAGTGTAGACTTCCTGTGAGGGAAACTGAGCAGCTGGGTGACTTTAAAACAACCTCCTTGTGCACCTTGAAAATCACATTTAATTTTCACTTGGACTAAACCACAGCAATCCCCGTCAGTAAGAATCACATGAAGTTAAATTAGGACCCATGGTGGTTTGGCATTTAGGATAGGACCCATATATCTTTGCTACCTAGAGCCATTCTTCATCAACCATTTTAATACTTGTGTGGCTCTGGCTTCTGGAGGGTTCATTTGAGTGTGATCAGCTGTGGTCACTTACCCAGACTCTTGATGGGTCTCTTCCCACAGATGCTGCTCTCAGAGTCACCCTGAGTCACTCTCCAGGCTCTTCCTCTCTGCCAGGATGGTGACCTCAGTGCAGAGGCCTCTCTGACCAAGACGTGTGCTGCAGGGAGGTGGCCATATTCTGAGATATgggtctgtggctctgtgacctCACCTCCCCAGGGACCTGCAATTACCACTGTGCCAGCAGCAGCAATGGCTGTGCAGCCTGCGGGGCTGAGGACACTGCTGGAAACTTCCTCCCCAGGTGTCACTTATGAAAAACAATATTAAACTTTCTTCATAACATGTCTTCAGAGGATATTCTAGTGTTTGGAGAGACTCTTACTTAGCCATGATCCTGGGAGACCAACAGGGTGTCACTTGGAGGGGCTGGGAAGTACTGAGGTCTGTCATTTGAAGGGCTGGCAGTGAGCTTTGCATGTCTTGTTTTACTTCTTCCTTCCCTGGGAAGATTTATACCCCAAATCTAGTTGCTTCCTGTTCTTCATTACAATGAATGGCACGATATTGAAGGTATGAGCAGAGAAATGGAAAGAAGGAAAACACATAGGAAGGATATTAACACAGgtacaaagaaaagaaagaatggatGCTAGTATCACCTTGGAAGTCACCAAATTCATCTCACAAATATGAGTGAATTCATTGGACTCATTTACATAATAGAATGttaatttatatcataatttgtGAATAAACATCCCCTGCCAATACTGACCTCCACTACTGACAGGAGGGAGAAACAGAGCaatattcatcaaacaaacagaatATAATAAAAGTCTCCTTCAACAATGACATCAACAAGATTTTCTGACTTGTCTGAGACAACATTTCTGTaaatatcaaatataatatttacattattaattaatttagtaaTATTGATTTCTAATTAATTATAAACTACTTATATTAGTCTTAATAAATACCAATACTAATTCAGTAGCCCCAAGGGATGACCACAGCACAGGAGCTCTTTCAATTATTGTAATCCCTCCAAACCTGCAAGGATAATACTTAAACTTAGATACCTTAACAAATGCTGTGACATTGACCAAAATGCTGTGAGACTGACCATCCAGGTGAATACCTGTGGCATGAGCACAGGTGGGTTTTGTGCAGTGACACTATGGGAGTGAGACTAAAGTGGTTAAAAGAATAAGGACATGAGGAAAGGGTGGACAGGGAAACAAGAGGCTAGAGCTCCTGCTCTGGTTCCATGATTTTGGAGGAGAGGGAAGATAAGAGAGTGCTCATTTAATACTGATCCTCTAGGGGAAGAATCTATTTGTGTCCTGTGAAAACACCTGGACCCAGGGACCCTGGgcaggaaaacataaaaatggtaaTTGTCCCACACAgatgaaaattacagaaattcTAGGGGAAGAAATATTGCAAAAAGCAAGAATCTGGGTTTCTTCCTTAAAAAGCTGAGTGAAGGGTTTCGGGGCCCTCAGTGCTAAAACAGCAGGGAGAAGTGTGGCCCAGGCTCAGCCAAGACTTTAAGGATAATGGGGGAACTTAGGACCCAGCTGTCTGAGGGATGGGGCTTTTCCAgtgttcctcccttcctggtagcTGGTCCCACTCTTCTGTATCTCCTCTACACCATGCAAAATGTCATAACAAGCCCTGGCTCCTGCAAAATGTCATCACCCACAGGCTCGTTCTCTCAGGCCATCAGGACGACAGCCTGCTTACCAGGGATGCATGTGGCCATGTAGTACTCACAGTAGGGCCAGTTAATATGGCCAGTCTCTAGTTTGGCCAGACCCTGGGACCAGCATGTTCCTGGATATATTTAGCCCATTGACAATAGAGGCCAGACAGACACACTCCACCAAGGGCTGATTGATCCAAATCCTGGCATGCAGCCTAGAAATCGAGATCATCCTGCTCAGCAGGTCACTGTGGCTGGCTGCAGGGATTCCACCCACTCCAGGAACTCCAAGTGTTCTATTCTCTCCTGCAGGTTTGAAAGTTGGAATTGACCATATGGATTACACACATTTGCTGGATATCTCGCATCTGCTCTGATAGCTGTTGTTTATGATCAGCTGATGTCTTCTAGAACTCTGCCTTTTATGTCAACTGCTGCTGTACCAAAGAGCCAAGTGCTCCCTGCACTTGTGGTTAATCAGCTCATCTTTGGATGTCTTCAGGTGGCACTGGCCCCTTCAAAACTCCATGAAATATAATGGATAAGATCTTCATGCATGTCACTGTGTGGAGCATTCCTCTAGCAAGAATGACCAAGGAGTTGGCTACCATAAGTTGCCCAAGAATCAAATCTGTGGACCTCAATGTGCACCTACTTCAGGAAAGCACTAAATAACAATAAAGTACAGGGAAATTTCCCAGAAAtgtataagatacttgggaatcaatgtaaagaaaaaggtgaaagatctatacaatgaaaactatagaaccctaaagagagaaatcaaagaagaccttagaatatgaaaagatctaccttgctcttggataagcagaattaatattatcaaatgaccatactaccaaaagcattgttcagatttaatgcaattccaaccaaaatcccaatgacatttctcatataaatagaaaaagcaatcatgaaattcatctggaaaattaagagacccagaataggtaAAGCAATGCTTAGCAGGAAGAGGGaagcagaccttaaactatattacagagtaatagtacaaaaagagcatggtattggcaccaaacaggctggtagaccaatggtacagaatagaggacacagagattaacccacaaaattacaattatcttatgttAGACAAAGGTTCCaagaacatgcactggagaaagatagcctcttcaacaaatggtgctgggaaaactggaaatacatatgcaacagaatgaaattaaacccctatctcatgcacaaaacttaactcaaaatggatcaaacacCTAGGAACTAAACCAGAGACTCATatctaatagaagataaagtaggccctcatcttcatcatgtggaattaggccccaacttccttaataagacttctatagtgtaagaattaaaaccaagaatcaataaatgggatggaatcaaactaaaacgtttcttctcagcaaaagaaacaatctatgaagtgaccagagagcctacatcctgggagcaaatctttacccactaatctctagggtatacaaagaactcaaaaagctaagcacagaAAAACcaaagaacccaatcaacaaatgggccaaggacctgaacatacacttctcagaagaagatatacaatcagtcaacaaatatatgaaaaaatgctcatcatctctagcaatcagagaaatgcaaatcaaaactactttaagatatcatctcacttcagtcagaagggcagctattatgaagacaaacaacaataaatgttggcaaggatgtggagaaaaaggaacacttgtacattgctggtgggaccgcaaattggtgcagccaatatggaaagcagtatggtgactccttggaaatctggaaatgaaaccaccattttacccagctatttCTCTCCTTGAATatccccaaaggacttaaaaacaacatactacaggaacGCAGTCACATcactgtttatagcagtacaattcacaatatctaaactgtggaaccaacctagatgctcttcagtggatgaatagattaaaaaaaatgtgatatgtatgtatatatatatatatatatatatatatatatatatatatacacacacacacacacacacacacacatacatacatacatatacatacacacacaatggattTTTACTAAGCATTAAATAAGAaccaaattgtggcatttgcaggtaaatggattcagttggagaagataattctaagtgaagttagccaaatacacacacacaaaaatgctgaatgttttatcTCGTATAAGATGCTGACTCATAGTGTGGTAGGGAAGGAGAGTATGGgacgattagatgaattctagataaggaGGAGGTATGGGAGGGAAGGGCAGCGggtaggggattagcaaggatggtggaatgtgatggacatcattatacaaagtacatgtatgaacacttgaattgggtgtcaacatactttatatacaaacagagatataaaaaatcgtattatatatgtgtattaagacttgtaatgcaaaaaagtacacgTATGAATGCATGAATTGGcataaacatactttatatacagagatatgaaaattgtgctctatatgtgtaataagaattgtaatgcattccactactgttgtttattttaaaaaaataaaatcaataaaagattaaaaaacaatgaatctcctgaaaatgaaattaggaaattgaatccattcGCAATAACACAAAAATCAGAATACCTAGGTATAAACCTAACCAAGTATGTGTAAGACctctaaaattaaaataagaaacaatgaagaaaaaaaattgaagtagaatgtagaagatggaaagaccaccCATGTTTTGGATAGGAATAGAACTGAACATAAAatcaaaactattttgaaaacttaatgCATACCACCAAAATATCAACAACAATCTTCACACAATGACATAGAGACATAAAACAGTTCTCAAAAGAAATTAGATAGGAATCAACATATAGGAAAtcataaatgaccacaaatacATAATGACAAAAGAGACACTGCAAGACACAATCATAATCTACACTGAAAATTAATATAGAataataaaatctgtaagaaaaaAACACATCAGGTGACATTTAGTGGCAAATCAATAAGATTCACCTTTGACTTCTCAACTCAGACACCAGTATCAAGGAAAGACTACAATGACATATTCTAAGCTCAAAAAAGAATAATTTCCTGCAAAATTGCTATatccaaaaaaaaatgtttttcaaaattaGTGGAGAAATTAAAACATTGCATGATGCAGATATACTAAAAGAAATCATAACAACAAAGCAAGAATTATGAAGAATATTCAAAGATATGCTGCATACAGAGAAAtcctagaacaacaacaacaaaaaaaaagtccCAAGAGGATGAGGCCCACTATAAGAGTAAACAactaaatgaaaatcaaaaccaaataaaatatggcaaataaacaaaaatgtcagGAAAGTGCAAACTTATATTCACACTATCTGCAAATAAATGGCCTCTACtccccaattaaaagacatagattagCAGAATAAATCAAAATACAAGATCCAACTGGATGCTGTTGGCAAGAGACTGATCACATAGGCAAAGATGCCCAAAGGCTGAAGTTTGTAAAAGGACATTTACATATCACACAAATGGAATCTGAAAACAATCAGGAGGAGCTAGCTATTCTCACATGTAAACAAAGAagatttcaagcaaaaattaaCCACAGAAGGACAGTACATTCTGGTAAAGGGAACAATTCAACCAGAAGAAATAATTGTACtaaatatatataccccaaatgTCAGGACACGTTAAAAGAAATAATTCTTGACATTAAATCCCAGACAGACTGCAATAAAATAATACCTAGTGATGTGAACACACTTTTATCACCAATAGATAGGTCATCCAAAGATAAAATCAACAAAGATATTATCaatgtaaataatattttaaacccaATTGACCTAATAGACATTTAGAATACACCTCACCACGTCAGCCCTTCCTCTCACAACATTCTTCCCCTAATATCATCCAGCATCTTGTGACATAGACCAGGAGACTCACAGGAACTGAGACGATATTGGTGCCATATTCATGATCTTCCAGAACCATGAGATAAACTCTTCTCTCTTCAGGGAACTGAGCTTCTGGGGATTTGTCATGTTGTCTCCTATCCCTGTGTGAGATTCAGAGACTCTTTCCTCTGGAAGATTCCCAGTTCCACATCCATCCTTCAGGCTCTCTTGACTTCAGTCTCCTGGGGTCATCTCTCCACCTGGGATGGGCTACATTCTTCCGTATCTTTGAAACCTACAGCTTCATGGCACAGGCACCCAAACTCTTCTCTCCTTGTGACTTATCCTTGGACACGCAGCACCCAGGAGGGTTCACAAGTTCATGAGCACAACCTGGGGATAAGGCAGGGAGCTCTCCAAAGCCTCTGTCTGTGGCCCGTTTGTTGTAGTGGGACAAGTCTACAGTGCCCTCTGACATGGGCTCATGGGCAAGTTTCACTTAAATACATATGTAACCCAGAATGAGGAAAACCAGTATTCATGGTGGAGGCTGCATGGCCCTGTTCCCATGAGAGTCATTTACTTTGGATGGTTTTATATCTCCTCTAGACGTCTCTTGATGTAGCTTGAGGATCTGGACACTTTGGGGCACATCTTTCTTCATGGATGTCCAAACTTCTTGATATTCTTTGGTTTCAGTCTTGTTTCTTCTCTCCAGTAACCAAAACTGGATTCTGCTCCAAAATTTGACACAATCCCTGTCACTGAAGGCTCTCAATTAGCCTAAATAtccaggagagaacagaatgcagCAAAAACAGCACATGCATCCACCCTTGAGACATGAACACACACGGGAAACTCAATCAATGTGGAACAGTATCAAGACCCATTTCTTCACTGTGTTCATGCTGGAAACTGTTTCCATGAGCGAATAGTTTAGTAAAACAGTGATTCAACAAATGCAGTCATTAGGACCAAGTTGGttttatttgcttcaagaaacatTTACTAACTATTGATGTGATTAGGCATTCAGACAAGGAAGATaattacctgtaatctcagctactaagGAGTCtggggaaggaggattgcaagtttgaagccagccaaaACAACTTAAAGAGACCATGCTGCAAACACAGTGTTTTATAAAAAAGACTGGGATGTAACTAAGTGGTAGAAAACTTGATTCACATGCAGAATGCCTTATGCTCAACCTCCAGCACACCAAaaacaaactaacaaataaataagaaagccAACACCAAACTGAATTACAAGATTCTGTTCACAAGTATGAGGTCAACCCACCCTACTCACCTGCACCATTTGCAGGCCAATTCCACATGCAACCAGCTGAATTATCCTTGCCTCTCCCTAAAAAGCTGTATGAAATGAGCAATTAAGTATTTGACAATTTTGCATACATATACAATCAACACACTTCTGTGAAGCTTTGGGAGGGTTGTATTCCAGAACCTGGATAGAGAGGAATCCAGTTAAGGCAAAGAAAGGtctcatagtttaaaaaaaaaacagcaattaGCATGCTGCTCCaccctccacacagcagggattcCCAATGCCTTCcagacattttattttcttaaccaAAGAAGAAGTTAAAGACATTTGTGGACATATTAGTACAGGTTACCAGCAGGATGTTAATATTTTCAGGAAGCAGGCTGAAAAACTTCCCATTAGGATGAGGCTGTTAGAATCACTACACCATGTGAAAGTGGGGTAGGTAACCAAT carries:
- the LOC143384254 gene encoding vomeronasal type-1 receptor 4-like yields the protein MAASDVAVGIIFLSQTVVGALGNSSLLLHYLVHYLMGFKVRHTDFMIQHMFVANLLTLLCKGVPQTVAAFGVKIFLSDVGCKLLFYLHRVGRGVSIGSTCLLSVFQAMKISPENSSCSDLKVKATKYIGFSIYLSWILYLLVNIMIFSQMTRKRSNNNITSMKDFEYCSAVQPDKRLQSLYAALVTFPDVLCVGLMLWASSSMVLILHRHKQKMQQLRKFSSPRSSPESRATKTILLLVSTFVSFYTLSCIFQICVIFIYNPHWLLVKMAAIIAGSFPTLSPFLLMSRNSSASRPGLPWIRNRKTPDVRGMCKL